A segment of the Bacillus sp. es.034 genome:
TGCCAATAAAGGATAGAGTTTATATGGATAGAACCACTTCAGCATATTTGCCCCGATGGCATCTGCATAGGTAAAGAAAACATGAACATTATATCCATAAAACCCGAATAAAAGTGCATTTTTTTTATCCAGGAAAAGGAAAAGGAATAGTAGCGGCAAAAGGAAGAATGCAGTCATCACCCAGAACTGCCAGGAGCCAAGGTCAGAAAATTGGTGCCAGTAATTGATCCACGTATCTGTTTGTTCACGTTGGATTTCTTTCAACTTGGAAAGCATATTTATTTGTTTTTCGCTCATTGGTTTCACTCCTAAGATACATATATACCTTAGTATGAGCAAGTCAAAGGTGGTTTATTATATAAGTGCTTTATTTCCCTTAAGTTCAAGCTTTATTGATAGCATCTTTCATAATGGATTCAGCTGTTTCCTTACCATTTTGAATACAGGCACCGATCCCTACACCAAAGTAGGAAGCTCCAGCTAACTTCACTTGTGGCATCTCGGTTAATAGGATTTCATTTAATGCATTTACAGATTGATTGTGCCCCAGATGATAATTCGGCATCAGATTGTCCCATTTGGTAACTTCGATTGAAACCGGATCTGCATCGATTCCGACGGTCCTTTTAATATCTTCCAGTGCCACACCCGTCAGTTCTTCTTCTCTCAAATTCTTTAACTGGTCGTAATAAGTATTCGTACTCTTATAAAAGAGTCTCACCAGCAGGTTGTGGTTCCGGGATGTATGTTTCCATTTTCGGCTCGTCCAAGTACATGCATTGCACTTCACTTCACTGCCTTTGGAGACAATGAATCCTGTACCATCCGCCGGAAGCATCTCATCAGGAACATTAAATCCCAGATAGATGGAGAGCAAGGAAGAGTTTCTTAGTGCATTAAAATACTTGTCTAACTTTTCATGTTTTAGAATCTGTTGAGTCACATCATGAGGCGTTGCAAATATGACATAATCCGCTTGGATGCTTTCATGGCCATTTAAAGTGAGCTCATACTTACCTGCACTCATATGTAGACTTTTTATCTCTGTTCCTTTTAGTATCATCGCATCCCCGCACTCTTCTTCCAAACGGTCGATGATGGTGGATAATCCATGTCTAAAGGAAATAAACTTTTTATTTGAAGACCCTTTGAATTTCTGCCTGTTTGCAGATAATCCTTTGATGATGCTTCCATATTCATTTTTATAATCAAAAAGATATGGTAGAGTCGAGGCCATGGTCAGTTTATACAAGCTCCCTGAATAGACTCCTGATAATACAGGGGCAATCTGATTTTCCACAAGTTCCTTCCCGAGAAATGCTTCCAAAAATTCTCCGATGGAACTTTCCTTCGTGAATACAGTATTTTTCGTCTCCAGGTCCAGAAGAGCTGCTTTCTTTCCGGCTTCAGAAATAAGTGTGCTTTCATAAAGTGCTTCTATGCTCATGGGAATACCGAAAATGGTGTCGGGAGGTATTCTATGCAGTTCACCATTTGTGTATATGTAAGATGTTCCTGTTTCGTTATATACAAGTTCGTTTTGAAGATGAAGTTCATTGACCAATGGAAGTACTCCCTCATTACGGGCCACAATGGAATCTGCGCCAGCTTCCATAATAAAGTCACCTTCCGTTATCGTCCTGATCTTACCACCGAGCTGTTGATCTCTTTCAATTAACACTAACTCAATATCCAGATTTTGTTCCCTGGACACTTTTTGCAGGTAATACATAGCTGTTAAGCCTGTAATGCCCCCGCCTACAATAACTACTTTCTTCATACCATCCACTCCATTAATTACGTGTATGTATACAGATTATCATGTTTTAGAGAGATTAGAAAAAGAAACTGTGTCTGAAATAGGAATATGGCAGGTAATATGAATAAGGGCATCATCTTATAACCTAGTTCTTTCTTAACTATTTACTTCTAATTCAAAGTTGACAACTAGGAATAGTTTGATATAACATATAATAGAATTCTGATAATCACATAGCCACTTATCCAGAGAGGTAGAGGGACTGGCCCAATGATACCTCAGCAACAGATTCTATTTTCTAGAACACTGTGCTAATTCCACAAGCGTTAAGCTTGAAAGATAAGTTGAAGTTTTTCCAATTAAACCTCTTCTTATCTAACTAGGAAGTGGGCTTTTTTACTTTAAAAGTCTCTTCCTCTGTTTATTTATATTATAAGAGGAGTGATCATAATGGGAGATAATCTCCATGAAGCAAACAATAAAAGAAGAAATGAATTAATTAACAAATTGATTGTCCATAACGTTTTCAAAAAAGGTAATAAACAATTATTTGAGTTGACACTTAGAGAACTTGAGGATGAATATCACTATATTCAAAAGGAAAGCCATCCTCATAGTGATGTCGGCTCTATTCACTGGAAGACTTACACCAAGCTAACCAGTTAGAAGCCTTTAATGGCCAAACAAAACAATGACGCGGGCCTATGGCTCACGTCATTTCAATAGTTATTGAGCATTTACTTCTACAGCATCCTTCTTATAATAAGCTGAAAAGATTTCGGCAAATGCTTCGGTGGAATTATATAATTCCACTAAGTTATTTTCCACTCCACCAAATTCTAGGAGCATGGCCCTTTCTGTTAAATCCTGATTATACACCCCGTTTCCTTCCGCTTTTGTTTTAACGAAGACTCCACGACTGATACCAGGGTATTTTTCTTCTAATTTTGCATTTAATTCTTTTGCGATTTTCAGGTTTTTTTCAAAATTTTTGTTTTCTTTCCCTACGATGAAAAATAATCGGGCATAGCTCTTTCCGTTAATGGTCTTGGTGGTAATGTCCCTCGGCATGGAATCCCGATGTATATCGATCAGATAATTCAGATTATCGTCCTGTGCAATGGCTTCCTGAACCAATCCCCTTGATAACTTATAGGATTCGAAATACGTCCATGATTTGGCTTTTAACGCTTGGTTTACATCCGTTTTATCATGTGCTACTCCGATCCCCCGTGACTCAAGTTCCTGTTTCAGTTTTGATCCCACTGCAATGACATTGACCTTTTCATTGGTACTTGCCGGGTCTTTGGAGTCATTGTTTTTGATCAGTGGGCTAAAGGCTTCCCAACTGTGGGAGTGGTAAATGAAAACAGACTTTTCTTCGATTTCCTGCACACCGTCACCTGAGTTGTGATTCGCTTGATCAACCTGGCTCTGATCGATTTCCTGATCCTTCAGCTGGTCCTCCGTTGGCGCCGGGGACTCGTTAGGTAAATTCGTAATGTCCGTCCCTTTTCCGGCAACGGCTATATGCGTATGATAATTTTCGATTCCAGGGATTTCCCGTCCAAATAGACTTCTTGGGTCTAGCAGTGATACATTCGTCACGCTTTCCAACCAATCAAAGTCGGTTTTCATGGCCTCTTTATTCTCGATGCGTAAACCCGTCATTTCCTGTGATAGAAGCATTAGAAATGTCTCTTTCGGTACAATCTCTGATACCGAAGTATAGAAAAGGCTGTCCACCCTCAATTTAATGGCCGTCGATGAAATCAGCCAAACCATTGCATACATAAGGATGATCCCTATCAACACTACCCGGATGACGGCTTTCATAGATACAAATACTAGTGGGACTAAGCTATTATTATTTCGAGACTTATACGACATCATCAGTACCCCTATATAAAGTATTTAATAGTTAACTTTATGCAGAGTGTCGAAAGAGTAGAAGGTTTTTTCAGGATTCGGTCTGATTTCCTATGGGAACAGGTAACAAGTAGTAGATCTTTTTTCTAAAACGACATGAACGTAAAAAAACGCATGTTGAGATGCGTTTTTGGTTTATCGCCCATTCACTTCATATGCAGCCCTGATACCGGATTCCACAGCACCTTCTATCCACCCGTGAAAAGAAGAGGTGTGTTCTCCTGCAAAATGGATCCTTCCTTCGGGTGTCCGGATATAATCCCCTATGTCAGCTGCCTGTCCCGGTGTATATAGAGTGAAACATCCTGCCGAGAAAGGATTTCTGCTCCAATTATAAATAAAATAATTTAGTAGTTCTGAATAAACCCGACTTCCATAAACTCTGGATAGATCCTTCAACACTTCCGTAATGATTGCTTCCTTCGATTTACTATTCCATAAGAGAGCGTTTTGCCCCCAACTGTAGCTCGCCAGCATCACACCAGGCTTGTTGCTCCCTATGTCATGACTTGGCATATAAGTAAATCGGGTGGGAAGATCAGATACAATGTTTCCGTA
Coding sequences within it:
- a CDS encoding Fur-regulated basic protein FbpA, whose product is MGDNLHEANNKRRNELINKLIVHNVFKKGNKQLFELTLRELEDEYHYIQKESHPHSDVGSIHWKTYTKLTS
- a CDS encoding protoporphyrinogen oxidase, with product MKKVVIVGGGITGLTAMYYLQKVSREQNLDIELVLIERDQQLGGKIRTITEGDFIMEAGADSIVARNEGVLPLVNELHLQNELVYNETGTSYIYTNGELHRIPPDTIFGIPMSIEALYESTLISEAGKKAALLDLETKNTVFTKESSIGEFLEAFLGKELVENQIAPVLSGVYSGSLYKLTMASTLPYLFDYKNEYGSIIKGLSANRQKFKGSSNKKFISFRHGLSTIIDRLEEECGDAMILKGTEIKSLHMSAGKYELTLNGHESIQADYVIFATPHDVTQQILKHEKLDKYFNALRNSSLLSIYLGFNVPDEMLPADGTGFIVSKGSEVKCNACTWTSRKWKHTSRNHNLLVRLFYKSTNTYYDQLKNLREEELTGVALEDIKRTVGIDADPVSIEVTKWDNLMPNYHLGHNQSVNALNEILLTEMPQVKLAGASYFGVGIGACIQNGKETAESIMKDAINKA
- a CDS encoding CBO0543 family protein, which translates into the protein MSEKQINMLSKLKEIQREQTDTWINYWHQFSDLGSWQFWVMTAFFLLPLLFLFLFLDKKNALLFGFYGYNVHVFFTYADAIGANMLKWFYPYKLYPLLASSISLDVSLVPVSYMFVYQWTYRHKKNYYLYLILLSAVFAFVFKPILLSAGLFDMNKGTSYIHLFVIYITVGIIAKWITNLFVYFEKGKSRNTQ
- a CDS encoding stage II sporulation protein P, with amino-acid sequence MMSYKSRNNNSLVPLVFVSMKAVIRVVLIGIILMYAMVWLISSTAIKLRVDSLFYTSVSEIVPKETFLMLLSQEMTGLRIENKEAMKTDFDWLESVTNVSLLDPRSLFGREIPGIENYHTHIAVAGKGTDITNLPNESPAPTEDQLKDQEIDQSQVDQANHNSGDGVQEIEEKSVFIYHSHSWEAFSPLIKNNDSKDPASTNEKVNVIAVGSKLKQELESRGIGVAHDKTDVNQALKAKSWTYFESYKLSRGLVQEAIAQDDNLNYLIDIHRDSMPRDITTKTINGKSYARLFFIVGKENKNFEKNLKIAKELNAKLEEKYPGISRGVFVKTKAEGNGVYNQDLTERAMLLEFGGVENNLVELYNSTEAFAEIFSAYYKKDAVEVNAQ